The Terriglobia bacterium genome segment ATCGATGCTCGTCCTGACGCTGGTCTTGATGGGTCTCGCGACGTTCCTGATCGGATTGCTGCCGACCTATGCGGTGATCGGGCCGCTGGCGCCGGCGCTTCTGGTTTTTCTGAGGTTCGCTCAAGGATTCGGCGTCGGCGGAGAATGGGGAGGGGCGGTCCTGATGGCCGTCGAACATGCACCGCCAGGGAAGCGGGGATTTTATGGCAGCTGGCCGCAGATCGGCGTGCCCGCGGGCCTCTTGATCGCCAATTTCGTCTACCGGCCGCTCTCGCGAATGCCGCAGGACGCGTTTCTGGCCTGGGGATGGCGTGTGCCGTTCATCCTGAGCATCGTGCTGGTGGCCGTAGGCCTTGTTATCCGCATCCGGATTCTGGAGACGCCGGCGTTTACCCGGATGAAAGAAACGAAGCAGGAGTCCCGCCAGCCGATTCTCGAAGTATTGAAGCGTTATCCGAAAGAAGTGCTCCTGGCGATGGGCGCAAGGCTTGCGGAAAATGGCGCGTTCTATCTGTATACGGTATTCGTGCTGGTCTACGCCACCCAGCACGTGCACATGGATGCGAGCATCGTGCTGGGCGCCCTGATTCTGGCCGCTGCCGTGGAACTCGCTGCGATTCCGATGTACGGCGCGCTGACCGACCGTATCGGCCGCAGGCCGGTTTATCTGTGGGGCGGCATCATGACGGCGCTGCTCGCGTATCCGACATTTCGAATGATCGATACGGCGTCACCATGGATGGTTCGCTTGTCGCTTCTACTGGCGTTGTCTCTGAGCCATGCCGCAATGTATGCCCCGCAAGGCGCTTTCTTCTCCGAACTTTTCGGGACTCATGTCCGATACAGTGGAGCCTCGCTGGGCGCGCAGCTTTCATCGGTGCTCGCCGGCGGCCTTTCGCCGCTGATCGCGACATCCCTGCTGCAGCATGGATTTGGCCGCGGCGCGCTGTCGCTCTATTTGATCGGAATGGCTGTGATCACAATTGTGGCGGTGCTGGTGGCGACCGAGACGATGCATCACGATTTAGGGGCAGAAACACAAGAAGCACAAACGCAACACAAGCAGCGCAAGATGACTCCTGCCTGACTGATCTTGTGTCTCTTGTGCTCCTTGTGTTCCGGTTCCCTACAGTTCGCGCCGGCCTTCCAACGCC includes the following:
- a CDS encoding MFS transporter — its product is MSSSNNPPSIRLIAFASLIGTTIEWYDFFLYGTAAALVLNKLFFPTFDPISGTLAALATYSVGFVARPVGGVVIGHYGDRIGRKSMLVLTLVLMGLATFLIGLLPTYAVIGPLAPALLVFLRFAQGFGVGGEWGGAVLMAVEHAPPGKRGFYGSWPQIGVPAGLLIANFVYRPLSRMPQDAFLAWGWRVPFILSIVLVAVGLVIRIRILETPAFTRMKETKQESRQPILEVLKRYPKEVLLAMGARLAENGAFYLYTVFVLVYATQHVHMDASIVLGALILAAAVELAAIPMYGALTDRIGRRPVYLWGGIMTALLAYPTFRMIDTASPWMVRLSLLLALSLSHAAMYAPQGAFFSELFGTHVRYSGASLGAQLSSVLAGGLSPLIATSLLQHGFGRGALSLYLIGMAVITIVAVLVATETMHHDLGAETQEAQTQHKQRKMTPA